TCTGATCTCAATGTCTTTACCAATGCTGTATGAGATGAAGCTGTTGTCTCCAGAGACACCACTTTATCCAcaagctcatctatcttctcTGCAAACTCTTCATTAGTCAGATTCTCACTCAACTCAACCTCTCTTGATTCCTTTTTAGATTCTTGACCTGTCTTAGTAGCCTCTTGGTTTGTTACCTTAACCATCTCAAACTTGTTCCTCAGTGCTTCAAACCTCTCTGTTGCAGAAACAATCCTCTCCTTCTCAGTTTCTGCATCTTCGGCAAACCGCTTCTGCCTCTCCTCAAGCTTAGCGATCGTCTCTTTACATGAGGTAAGAGCCGTGCTGGCCACAAGCGTCTTGGCTTCACCATCTTCTATCTCCGCGCCAACTCCAAACTCATCTTGTAAACTAACAACCCTCTTCTGCATCTCTGTAACCTCATCTTCCAAACTCCAGTACCTTTCGTAAGCCTGCTCGTAGGAACTCCTCACAAACTCCTTCTCTGTCTGAAGCACCAAGATCCCTTTATGGATTTTATCAATCTCCTCTAATGCCTCTTCTTTACTCAATCCTGAACTCACCAGTACACAAGAAGATGCTGAAGTTTTTATATCACCAGGTCCTTTTCTCAACATTAGAGATTGGCTCTTGAACTCTTTCTTGGGAATCTCAGGGACCTCTGGTATGTTAGCTCCACTGGGAATGAGATGAAGAGGCTTAGGTGGCTTCTCAGGgttgtcatcatcatcatcatcatcgtcgtcgAGGGGAAATGGAACATGTTCAGGAAAAGCGGTGGCGATCATGTGGTTAGCACTTTGAAGCTCTGTGGATAAATGATCATAGCGTTCTGCTAAAGCACGGTATGATCGAAACGCTTCCTCCACGAAATTAACAATCTCAGGCCTCTTGCGGTAATACATCTCAGCTCTTATGGCAAAAGTGTCTCCATCTTCGTTTATGATCTTCAGTGTGTAATGTACTTTCTCCTCCATATCTGTAAAAGTTGAGAATTAAAGAAGCAACACAATTAGTCTTTGTATTCTCCAATATATGATATTAAACGTTATGTAACcattgtgttacaaaaaaaaaacgttatgTAACCAAAGAACATTGTTACGTGAAAACATGACAGgaacatatataatatacctTGAAGGTTGTGTTCGAGCCATTTGGATTGTTTGGTACGGATGTGGCTGGCCCACCACCATGAATAAGCATTGCTTGCTGCTCTCTGCAACATCGTTTTCGTTCTAATGATTATTAAGAAGACAATGAGGAAGGCTTCAACATGGTctactcttttcttttcttttcttttgttctctCATTTCTTATGTTAAATTCACTtgtttatatggcactggagtTTCTTTCTTGTGGGTTTCAACTAGAAAACCTAAATTTGGAAGATAGTATATTGTTTTCTAATGTTGTTTAAAACTGTAGTGATTATATTACTATAAATATACTTTGTCAGTTCAACTGGTTTGTAACTGATGACAAAACTAACACCGATGGTTAGATTGCATTATTGTTATCGACCAATGTCCCTCATGAAACTAATTAAGTTCATATGCTAACCAAAAATGGAGAATTCACATTCGAGTCGGAAGATTACATTTTCATTCAAGATTCGTTACATAcgtctattttatataaatactagatcttgacccgcccGGTCGGGCGGGTATTaattttttcgtatatttttttgattgttTGTATTAATTGTtgctattataaaataaaaaaacagacgGTGTACATATAATTTAAGGTACGTATAGTATACATAGGAAACATAAAGTTGAATTTGGAATTATGAtcaaataaataactaatagTTAGCATGATAcaaactataaataaaatatcctTAAATTTTGAAAGGTATAAAACATTCTATTTAATAGTTAGCATGGTGAGTATTTTCTTTTACCCACACCGGATACCTTAAAGTTTTCAATCACACGCCACTTTCTTATCATAAGGTCTCGCTGGATCCGAAACATGTGTGATCTGTTGCATGATGCATGGATTTTATGACCttgtaaacaaacaaaaatcgaTTAGAAACTTTAAGTATAACCAACATTTAAACAATGTAGGTAAAACTTACAGTCTTATCAGCCAAAACCATTTCGACTGTTTCATCAGCATAGGGAGGGGTTTGTTTTCTTGATTAAATCAGCTTCACCTGCACACACCATTTACTCAACCTTGGCTTCAAGTAGTTTAACAATGTAAAACTCTTGTTTGTTGACATTATAACCTCTAAGAAACgaactaaaaaaattgtttaggaGCTATTGAGGTGatgttgaatatatatatgcaaggtacagtatatatatgtatatataacgtGATTGTAAAACCCTAACGAAGAAAATATACCTAAACACTTTACACGATAAAATCCCTTGATTTGCAACAATTAAATTGTTACCAAAATATCTCCTACTATACGCAAATATAGTCAATTGTTTGCAGTtgaaatatttacaaataatttaattaatgttGAACTCTTCCGcaagttagcaaaaaaaaattgatagggaaattttttaatgataatttattattcaccAAAATGTAGAAGTTAACGAAATTATAGGAtacaatttctatattttataggtaaattaaatatttgagaGTGATTATAGGTTAGAACTTAATTATTATcggtaaagattttttttttcaacaaatgcAAAGATATTCTGTTTAGATTTTGAATTGATTGATTTGATTAGTTCAGAAAGATTAGATCATCGATTGGTATagctgatttatattttataagtcATGTAAAATCTCTATTAAATAACTtacttttatctattttattaataatatgtatgCTGCTTTGACTAACGTGACTTCtttttatatgtattattaattaGATTCATGTATGAAAGAATAATTGGATTaatgattttagttttttcaaaaaaaaaactaaagttagaATCCATCGCTATCTAAACAGGAATATCAAGTTCTACGTCAAGAAGAAAACTGCAGATTAAACTAAAGTTATAATCCATTGATTTACTTTTGAAGTAATTCGATTCATCTCATTGTAGGAgaagaagaaattttttttcgttacagtggtaagatatatttatatttgccTGAGAGTTTTCATGTAATTAAGTTAATTCACATATGTTTAACGTTTGAAGTTGTTTCCGTTTTTAATGCATAAATTAAAATGAGGAAATATGCATTAAATGATCGGAAAAGACAAGCTAATTTTAAGGAAAGAGTAATAATAGTTTCAGTGGCATTCAAAAGTAATTAACATTGAAAACTCAGGGTTAGTTTAATTTTGTactcctgttttaatagattagatgttaACGTTACTCGAtataacttgaaaaaaaaaccgAAGAAAGACATTTTTGTTTCCTAAAACGATATAAACATTTCCCAGAACAACTTGAGTTAATGATAAATCCTCCAAAGTCTAACCTTCAAAGACCCTTAAGACAAGTTATACATATCACAGTCACTATTCCTCCATCTTCTCAGCTTCGTCTGTGGAAGATAGCCTTGGCCGTTTCGCAGCTCgcttctcatcttcttcctccactGGCTCTTCCTCCTTCTGATCACAGTCATCCCCAACATCTTCACTCGCCTTGACCTCAGTTCCAAGATCTTCAATCGGCTTCTCCTCAATTCCAAGATCTTTTTCACTCATCTTTTCATTAACTTCAAGTTCTTCACTCGCCTTGTCCTCAGTTCCAAGATGTTCAATCGTCTTGTCCCCAATTCCACGATCATCATTCGACTTGTCCACTATCCCAAGATCATCACTCGGCTTGTCCTCAGTTCCAAGATCATCACTCATCTTTTCCCCAATTCTAAGAGCATCACTCGACTTGTCCTTAGTTTCAAGATCTTCATTCGTTTTGAGCTCTATTCCGATATCACCACTCGTCTTGTCCCCAATTCCAAGATCTTCATTCTCCAATTGCTTCAGCTCGTCTCTGTCATCTTGACTCGACACAACCACAAGCTCGTCCTGAGTAGATGCGAGCTCTTCATTCTCGGTGGTGTGGTCAGTGCTAGGACCCAGGGCTACAGAAAATAAAGAGACCGCCTCTCTTGGTGGACTCTCATCGGTTTCTTCTTCATAAAAGTTTTCCACTGGGATTGGGAAGTCCTCAATGATACAAATATCTTCCGAGTCACTAGAACTACTTTTTGAGGTTTCAGATAACGAATCAGCTTCACTTTCCTTCTGCACCGGCATCATACTTAGGTTCCAGGAAGATTCTCTCGGAGGTGCAGTTCCAGTGATGCGTTGAAAGTTGCTCTCTCCAGAGTTCAGACACATAAACTGTTCACCAGTCTCCATATCTACTTGCTGCCCAAAACAGAggcaaataagaaaattaaaatttgttgtcAGATAATCAGGAGATTTGATCATTAGCTTGCTGAAATCTTGTAGTACCTCTGATGCCAATGAGCTGTTACCCAGATGATAAAATGAAGATGGTTCCTCGAATGTTTGTTGTAGTTGTCCAAGTAATGATCCTGTGTTGTTGGCTCCTGAATCGAATAAATCCCTCAGAACCATACCGGAATCATTAACAGCTTGCATGTTCTTCATGGAAGATCTTTCAAGCAAAGTCATTTCAATTCCTTGATCGTCTTGCAACTGTGTCATACTCCCGTTACAGTCTACACCCCCTCTCCCAGAGAGAACCTCGATTCCCGCGTTGTTATTAAGGGCCACTGGACTTTCGCACGACTGGTTCTGTTCACTATTAACTTCCCGTGAACGGTTTTCAAGGAGTTCGAAGATTAACTTCTCAATTAGAGTACGCTTCAATGAGGCCTCGGCAGGAGGGAACCAGTTCAAATAGAGCTggaaaccagaaaaaaaaattatcagcaGATCAAGAGACTGAAGAATACAGAGCCAGCTGCTCTTATTTCAACtgcatttaaaaactatatGTTTCGACTCTTGGGATCCAATTCATGATATCAGGAAGCAAGCAGAAGAGTCTATCCTAATAACTGGGCTGCAAATAGACAACTACACAGAAAAATCAGATAACACAACTGGCCAACATAATTTCAGAGTAACCAATAGCAAGAAAGCTGATTATTCGTACATGCATCTGTGAAATGATCGCGGGTGAAAAGATTCAGTTTGGCAAAGCTTATTATTCAACAGTGacaaaatgaaaaactataacCAAAGGTATGAAGTAGAACTGATCTGTTCATGCACTCAAcatcatattataagaaaactgGAACTCTTGGGGGCTTGTAACATATATCACTAAAGCCCCGCAGCAAGTATTTACCCTTCTATGACCTATAGTAATATACATGAGAGGTAAGAAATTAGAGAATAGACTTACAAAGTTGGAAGCATTATATATCTTGAAAGGACTAAAATTCTTGGGAGCTTCAGCAAGAAATAGCTCCAGATAGTGCAGCAGAAAGAGGCCACAGTCATATGAGTTTTCTTGCTGTGGCAGCTGAAATAGAAAGAGCAAATCAGAAATCACATAAACTATCATTAACAGctgcataaatatatatatataaagagcaGAAAAATAGGTTACGCAAGAGAGAAAGTCCGTATAAAAGGGCCTAGAGGAAAAAGAATTAAAGACTAGAGGCCAGACCTCAAGTGAAACAAAACGCAAATCCATGAATCTGGAAGAAATATCATCTGATGTCTCCTTATGCCTCTCCTTCCATTCCTCGCACAAGTAACTAAAATCAGCAAAATGTTGTTATTAGCAACTTGCACTACCCAGCTTAAAACTTGAGCATTAATACAGTTCCACACATAATTCAAAAGTAACAGAGCATGGAGCTACAGCATTTTCTTCAACGTTTAAGGCAAAGAGAGTATCAGGAAAATATATTATCATCTCGTCGGGCAAGTGAGAAACGTAAATAGATAACGTATATGCAATGCTTAGATGACAAAACTGAAATATGGCTGTGAGACAGCTAACATACCTTTGGACTAGATTCTTAAGCCCTGCATGACTCCCTTTTATAGAATCCATATGTAATATGCATGGTACTTTTGTGGAGTCATCGAAGTCTAAGTCTGCAAAATATacaacatataatataataaagtgaATGATCATGACTTTGTAATAAATAGAGTATCATGTGAAATTACCTGTACAGTTAGCCACTTCACCAGGATGACATATGATTATCAAACTCCAGTGAAGACTGTCATTAGCATTTAACAGTGTCAGATTTGAACCGAGTACAAATCTAACATAATAGAAGGTCCATAAATTTTTCATACTTGAAGTTCACCGGCACAAAAATGTAGTCCTTCCCAAACATGTCCACCTTCCTTGTCCATTTCCGAACACGTAGAAAAGCAGCCTTTCCATCAGCTATGCTCGATGGATCTTTGTCGAGATCAGCAAGTTTACGGAAGAAAAAGCTGTTGAAGAAATGGAGTCTCTGTCTTTCCTCCGCTTGAATTTGATTCTTCAAATAACTGTGAATAATTGAAGAATACACAAAACGGTAGATGTGATTTGTTAATATCCAAGTTAAACAAGGTTAGCATCACAAGAAAATTTCAATATGACTACAAGAACTGCATAAGTGAAATTGTGAATTATGCTGAGACCATCAACCAAGTAAGAGATACTACAACGTATGGCAGAGTCTATACTATGTCAACATTCCATCAGAGAAATTAAGTTTAAGGACTTACTTAATATAGAAGTCAATGATTGTGTCATTTACAAATGTCTCTGGCTGCAAGAGCTCAACATCCCTTTTGCAAATGGAAACAGCATCTGGATCTCCCTTTGGATAGATAACTTCCTCAAATGGTTCATCAAAGCTGAAATGACAGTATAAAACTCGCAACTCAATATGAAATGTCTCATCTGTCACTCATTTCTTTGGCATTACTATTCGGATCCTTAAACTGCCCCATTACTTTTATTCACAAACTTGCAGATTACTAAAACTAAGTCTCAATCCTTCtaagaaaaaacatatattgCTAAAACGAAGTCTGCTCAAGATGAAATGACaggaatatatattttcagtaaTCTACTTTAGAGAGTCATAGAATATAAGTCCTGAGGTACTTAGGAAATTTGTACCGCAAAAGCAGAAGAGAAGACAACATCTGACTTCAAAAGGACACAAGTATAGGTCCTAATAATACTCTTACCGTGGAAAATAACGCTTCTGTTGATGCAAGTTTTCCCCTGATACTTCCACCTCATCACTAAAATAAAGAAACAGTTATGGGATGATTTGGAACAATAAGTCACAAAAAGTGCTCAGTGTGTAACTAAAACCAAATATGAGCCAAGTGCCCCTCTTCTATTATTTGGTCCAGTTTTCCCTCAGTGAGCCtgaagtattttcttttatatgcaCTTTGCTTTTGACTAAAGGTTTTGTTTACTTTAAACTTAACAGACTTGAGTCTACCTTCGTGACTAGATTGAACTAAGAGTTTAAAATTTCTCCGAGCTCAATAATTCAGTAAATAATCTTTCTCATCATCAGAGCATGCAATGAATTTTTCGGAATCTAAGTGGgcagaaaaatgtgttttccaaTTATAGTTCCCTAATTTTAGAAGCTTACTCGAGGTCAGCACTCCATACAGCCGGGTATTTCACATGCAACGAGTTGATTTGTCGTTGTTTCTCAGGCCAATTGTGTTCTTTAACTGCAAACTTTAACTCCTCAATATCTGGAAACCATAAGAAGCAATATAAGAAGTTAGAAGAGGAATCCCCTATGGTTGAAAAGAGCTGGGGTTTAGAAAGCcactatacatttttttggctgagataaaaattaaataaacatttcTCTTATGACTCTTGGTTATCATAAACAAGAACATACAGGACGCGGGTCTACATCCACTCACAGTTCGACAGATAAAATTATATGCTACTTTGGCTCAGTTTGAAGAACTGCATGTAATATCTCACTAAATTATCAGATTGAAGAATTGCATGTAATACCTATTTCTGCTAAATAGAACCAACATCAAACTGAATGCATGAAATAGTAGTATCATATTTATAGTTCTTTCCCAATGTACGATTATATAACCTTTCTAAATTCTTTAAAGGCTCAACCCAGACCATATGCATCGAGAAATAAGAGGCCTTGGCGAAAAAGATTCAGTAACATGTgacaaagaaattttttgagTTAGACACCATATAGAACTTCAATGACTCCACtaaatttcaaataatatacaGAATCCGGTGCCTAAAATGACTAGACATTAAATTGTATTGGCATGGTTACAACAAGATAACTTAATGCAGGAAAGGTTTTGTGATAAGCTGTATGGCgtatataaaataacttaaaataccTGTGGTCTGTTGCATATCTTCCTGGCATTTTTCATCCTTTAATAGAACTCGAATTCTGAGAATGATCAGTCCAACCTATTATAATGACCagtaaaaattgtaaatttgaTAGACgttcataaattcaaaatagaAAATGAGCCCATAAAGTATCCTCCAATCTGGAAGCACAACATAAATGAGAAACTTACATTTTGGTACCAATTGTACTGAATACTAACTATGTCTTCAACTCCAAATTCACATTTTGGCCCGTCTTCATTATTTTCAAGGTAACTCTTTATTTTGATGCCATTGCATGAAAAGATTACCAGAGATGCAGCACAAGGCATATCCTTAAGTACAACATACTCTG
This genomic interval from Brassica napus cultivar Da-Ae chromosome A6, Da-Ae, whole genome shotgun sequence contains the following:
- the LOC106346252 gene encoding probable ubiquitin-like-specific protease 2B, translated to MKKSLDVFDFNEEDELAESASGKLLEKFTNPSSSISPVLQRQRVQSVCQDKSAQKEDASCAEAATAIVDGHCEDAPALATEAEESTRDADHVNPGLAFGLSNDDRAKEVDVDHDDNHGLMFGLNTEDHVKETDVDHGLGSFSCQPSAKSFYAETSSYSQPQLDSPLSDSSSSEEQTDMMSAIDESLSDRSALSDASDSEGDEDALEDWVAERCLDDIEKIDRSTTVIMIPEYVVLKDMPCAASLVIFSCNGIKIKSYLENNEDGPKCEFGVEDIVSIQYNWYQNVGLIILRIRVLLKDEKCQEDMQQTTDIEELKFAVKEHNWPEKQRQINSLHVKYPAVWSADLDDEVEVSGENLHQQKRYFPRFDEPFEEVIYPKGDPDAVSICKRDVELLQPETFVNDTIIDFYINYLKNQIQAEERQRLHFFNSFFFRKLADLDKDPSSIADGKAAFLRVRKWTRKVDMFGKDYIFVPVNFNLHWSLIIICHPGEVANCTDLDFDDSTKVPCILHMDSIKGSHAGLKNLVQSYLCEEWKERHKETSDDISSRFMDLRFVSLELPQQENSYDCGLFLLHYLELFLAEAPKNFSPFKIYNASNFLYLNWFPPAEASLKRTLIEKLIFELLENRSREVNSEQNQSCESPVALNNNAGIEVLSGRGGVDCNGSMTQLQDDQGIEMTLLERSSMKNMQAVNDSGMVLRDLFDSGANNTGSLLGQLQQTFEEPSSFYHLGNSSLASEQVDMETGEQFMCLNSGESNFQRITGTAPPRESSWNLSMMPVQKESEADSLSETSKSSSSDSEDICIIEDFPIPVENFYEEETDESPPREAVSLFSVALGPSTDHTTENEELASTQDELVVVSSQDDRDELKQLENEDLGIGDKTSGDIGIELKTNEDLETKDKSSDALRIGEKMSDDLGTEDKPSDDLGIVDKSNDDRGIGDKTIEHLGTEDKASEELEVNEKMSEKDLGIEEKPIEDLGTEVKASEDVGDDCDQKEEEPVEEEDEKRAAKRPRLSSTDEAEKMEE